The following nucleotide sequence is from Bacteroidota bacterium.
CCTTCTTTGAATCTATAAGTCTTGCCTTTACAGGGTAATGGGTATACCTCTATAGAAATCGAGGATTTTCACTGCAAACACATACTCGTATTTTGCTTTGAGCAGTTCCGATTGTGCTTTGATATAGTTGTTCTTGGCAATATTGTAATCGACAGAATTTACAATGCCCACATTGAACTTTTGCTCGGTATAGGCAAATGCCTCACGGTAAGATTCCACAGCCTCATAAGCTGATTTATACTTATCGGACGAAGAAACTGCATCGATATAAGATTGTTGAATTTCTTTGTACAGTTGTTGCTTTGTGAGATTGAGTGTGTTTTCGGCGGACATCACTCCAATACGCGCATTGCTGATAGCATTTTTAACCTCCCATTTGTTAAATATCGGAACTTGTAAACCAAAAGTTAAGCTCTTACCTGAAAAATTATCCAATTGCTCGTTGTAGGGGTAACGGATACCTCCAGGATCTACATTCGAAGTCGAATATCCTGTTGACCATGATCCGGAGGCCAGAAGCGATGGACTTAATCTTCCTTTTTGAACGAGATAATATTTTTCGTTGGCCTCCACCAGGTATTCGGCACTTTTAATGTGGGGTAAAAACAAGAGAGCTTCGGAATAAACAATAGACACATCGGTTACAGGGCTCGAAAGATTCGAGTCGATGGATGCCGGAATCACCACATCAAAACCTTCAATCGATTTAAGATCCAGTAATTGAGTGAGATTCAGGTATGCAATCTCTTTTTCATTTTCCTTCGAGGTTACATTGTATTCTTCTGCGGCCAGCTGGGCTTTTATTTCCAACAAATCGCCCCTGGCTACACTTCCAGCCTCCACCAGCTTGCTGGTACGTTCAACCTGCAATTGAGCGATATCGCGCTGGCTGATGGCCACATCAAGCAATTCGCGGCTAAAGAGAATCTGCAAATAAGCCGATGCGATATCAAGGGTTAATTCAATTTTTTCCTTTTCAACTTCTTGCATTTTGCTAAGCGTATTATACTCATTCAACTTAATGCTATTGTAATTCGTTAAACCCGAAAACAAGCGCACGCTTGTATTCAAGGAATAATTGTCAGAGAAATTACTGCTATTTCCAAATTCGTTGGTATTCCGATCGAGTATATGTCCATAACTATAGGTACGCCCTGCATTGGCATTTAAATCGGGCAAAAGGTTTAGCTTCGACTGAAACAAATCGTTACTGGCAATACTTGCCTGATATTGGGCTTGTTTCACACTTAAATTATTGGCATGTGCATAATCGATGCACTCTGTTAACGACCATTGTTTTTGAGAGAACACTGTTTGGCCCGATAAAAACAGAACAGATAATAAAATTGAAATTTGATACTTCATACTTGGTAGATTATACGATTTTTAAATGGCTTTGCGAAAATTCTCCGATAGAATCTCCCCATCGAACAACTGAATGATACGATTGGCTTTTTGGGCTTCAGCGATAGAATGGGTTGCTAATATAAGAGTAATCCCTTTGTTGTTTACTTCCGTTAATATTTCCATAATTTCACTTCCCCCTTTTGAATCGAGGTTTCCAACCGGCTCATCAGCAATAAGGAGCGTAGGTGAGTGCACGATAGCCCTTGCAATGGCAACTCTTTGCTGCTGGCTGTTTGACAATTGCGCGGGCCAACTCTGATGCAGATGGGGGAAATTAACCTTTTCCAGGGCTTCATTCACCATACGGTTTCTTACTTTATCAGATATACCGAGGTACAAAAGAGGCAATTCAACATTCTTAAAAACAGTAAGCTCCTCGAGAAGATTGAAACTCTGAAATACATAACCAATAATAGATTTTCGGAAACGGGTGCGTTGTTGGTCATTGTATCGACTCACCTCTGTTTCGTTTATCCAGTATAGGCCGCTCGTAGGTGAATCCAGCATTCCCAAAATATTCACTAAGCTACTCTTGCCACTGCCAGAAGGACCATAAATTGCCACAAATTCAGATTGTTCCACAGCAAGGTTGATGTTTTTAAGAGTAGGTATCTCAATGCCTTGTTTGAGTATTGTTTTAGATAAATTTTCCGTTCGTATCATTCTGAAATACTGTGAAATCTGAAGCCAGCTCAAAGCATCTTTTATGCCAATACAGTTATTGTATTGTAAATCTTTTATTTAGATCGATCGATTTCATGTCCCAAATATTTTTTCTGTTCGCAATTGCGACAAAATAAGTACGATTTCGTACATTTAATTCCTTTTAAAACAAGTACCCCATATGGAACAACTTAAAGGAAAAATCTTAGCCATAGACGATAATGAAGATATTTTATTTGCATTAAAGCTATTGCTCAAGCCTCTGGTAGAGAAAATTACTACATTATCATCACCGGCAAGAGTATTGGATTTGCTTAAAGTGGAAGAATACGATGTAATTCTTCTTGATATGAATTTTACACGTGATGCCAGTAGCGGCAAGGAGGGTTTTGACTGGTTAGCTAAAATTCTG
It contains:
- a CDS encoding TolC family protein, encoding MKYQISILLSVLFLSGQTVFSQKQWSLTECIDYAHANNLSVKQAQYQASIASNDLFQSKLNLLPDLNANAGRTYSYGHILDRNTNEFGNSSNFSDNYSLNTSVRLFSGLTNYNSIKLNEYNTLSKMQEVEKEKIELTLDIASAYLQILFSRELLDVAISQRDIAQLQVERTSKLVEAGSVARGDLLEIKAQLAAEEYNVTSKENEKEIAYLNLTQLLDLKSIEGFDVVIPASIDSNLSSPVTDVSIVYSEALLFLPHIKSAEYLVEANEKYYLVQKGRLSPSLLASGSWSTGYSTSNVDPGGIRYPYNEQLDNFSGKSLTFGLQVPIFNKWEVKNAISNARIGVMSAENTLNLTKQQLYKEIQQSYIDAVSSSDKYKSAYEAVESYREAFAYTEQKFNVGIVNSVDYNIAKNNYIKAQSELLKAKYEYVFAVKILDFYRGIPITL
- a CDS encoding ABC transporter ATP-binding protein, which translates into the protein MIRTENLSKTILKQGIEIPTLKNINLAVEQSEFVAIYGPSGSGKSSLVNILGMLDSPTSGLYWINETEVSRYNDQQRTRFRKSIIGYVFQSFNLLEELTVFKNVELPLLYLGISDKVRNRMVNEALEKVNFPHLHQSWPAQLSNSQQQRVAIARAIVHSPTLLIADEPVGNLDSKGGSEIMEILTEVNNKGITLILATHSIAEAQKANRIIQLFDGEILSENFRKAI